One window of the Primulina eburnea isolate SZY01 chromosome 18, ASM2296580v1, whole genome shotgun sequence genome contains the following:
- the LOC140819453 gene encoding uncharacterized protein At1g76070-like, producing the protein MEKPTPKQKNKILNFLPKAAQAAVSFQNLPFSPGRERLRAHHNKGFSGPILTSMIPPEARGRSKNFETQEPTSPKVSCMGQIKQVKRIGSKKNRVSPPRKARPEKHSKPERPGKPRPAKVELKKKPSGVWKLFGSGRKSDASIKYSPPQQQQHPSPAERAPGIGQMRKFASSRDTFANFDWSAVQIAPEDNRRDFDYSGEEKGYRDGEDDAIIPFSAPILTGGGGGGPGAAVEPRKEINLWKRRTMSQPKPLQLN; encoded by the coding sequence ATGGAGAAGCCAACTCCGAAACAGAAGAACAAAATCTTGAACTTCTTGCCCAAAGCAGCGCAGGCGGCAGTCTCCTTCCAAAATCTGCCGTTCAGTCCCGGCAGAGAGAGGCTCAGAGCCCATCACAACAAGGGCTTCTCCGGCCCGATCTTGACCTCCATGATCCCGCCCGAAGCCCGAGGGAGATCCAAGAATTTCGAAACCCAAGAACCCACTTCGCCCAAGGTCTCATGCATGGGACAGATCAAGCAAGTGAAGAGGATCGGTAGCAAGAAGAATCGCGTTTCCCCGCCGaggaaggctagacccgagaaACATTCGAAGCCCGAGAGACCAGGTAAACCCAGGCCAGCCAAGGTTGAGCTGAAGAAGAAGCCGTCCGGGGTCTGGAAGCTTTTCGGGTCGGGGAGGAAATCCGATGCGTCGATCAAATACAGCCCtccgcagcagcagcagcacccGTCTCCGGCGGAGAGAGCGCCGGGGATCGGTCAGATGAGGAAGTTCGCAAGCAGCCGTGATACGTTCGCGAATTTCGATTGGTCGGCTGTGCAGATTGCGCCGGAGGATAACCGGAGAGACTTCGACTATTCCGGTGAAGAGAAGGGGTACAGAGACGGGGAGGACGACGCCATCATCCCGTTCTCGGCGCCCATATTGACGGGGGGCGGCGGAGGAGGTCCCGGCGCGGCGGTGGAGCCGAGGAAGGAGATTAATTTGTGGAAGAGGAGGACCATGTCTCAGCCTAAGCCTCTTCAGTTAAACTAG